In Vigna unguiculata cultivar IT97K-499-35 chromosome 3, ASM411807v1, whole genome shotgun sequence, a single genomic region encodes these proteins:
- the LOC114175868 gene encoding V-type proton ATPase subunit F → MANRVQIPSNNSALIAMIADEDTVVGFLLAGVGNVDIRRKTNYLIVDAKTTVKQIEDAFKEFTTREDIAIVMISQYVANMIRFLVDSYNKPVPAILEIPSKDHPYDPAHDSVLSRVKYLFNTESVASGRR, encoded by the exons ATGGCCAACAGAGTTCAAATTCCTAGCAACAATTCAGCACTCATTGCCATGATTGCGGATGAG GACACCGTAGTTGGGTTTCTGTTGGCTGGAGTGGGAAATGTTGACATACGTAGGAAGACAAATTACCTCATTGTGGATGCAA AAACAACTGTCAAACAAATTGAGGATGCATTCAAGGAATTTACAACAAGGGAGGATATTGCAATTGTGATGATTAGCCAATAT GTTGCAAATATGATAAGGTTTTTGGTTGATAGTTATAACAAGCCTGTTCCTGCAATCCTTGAAATCCCTTCTAAAGACCATCCTTATGATCCGGCACATGATTCAGTTCTGTCACGAGTGAAGTATCTCTTTAATACCGAATCGGTTGCATCTGGGAGACGCTGA
- the LOC114176295 gene encoding uncharacterized protein At2g02148, protein MGARVPVQHYNLNSPSSFIESPLHVLNAVDARTAASAIDHITAGDNPNDDSASAVDCMNVQVDEDRASLDTNESSRTTSYDILTVEDVSPIESARARFLQIVVDQFINDRVIEVPDSDTDYAGQDKMSKRRTREIQYEGDPNFALPLMYVANMYESLVSDVNNRLASLNGIREKTIGVALEAAGGLYRRLAKKFPKKGPYTFKRRELATSMETRTRFPELVIQEEKRVRFVVVNGLRIVEKPNNVPIDDAEWFRRLTGRSEVAITASDYKFYSPRHKYRRGSSISLSSIPDIPSYTGAENSSTLATTQGFRSPQNQQQTPCKHHLQSFPHQPQFHPVLQNNSTMHQSQHAGPYTQNPQSGPPSHLSEISHAHQPISISQHMTCLQPLSGGHVGGRLHMMPTTPAKFCDECGAPYLRETSKFCSECGSKRLGT, encoded by the exons ATGGGTGCTAGGGTTCCCGTTCAGCACTACAATCTCAACTCTCCCTCTTCCTTCATCGAGAGCCCTCTGCACGTCCTCAACGCCGTCGACGCCCGAACCGCTGCCTCCGCCATCGATCACATCACTGCCGGCGACAACCCCAATGACGATTCCGCCTCCGCCGTC GATTGCATGAACGTGCAGGTAGACGAGGACCGCGCCAGTCTCGATACCAACGAGTCTTCTAGAACAACTTCTTATGATATCTTGACAGTTGAGG ATGTTTCGCCTATTGAATCGGCGAGGGCGAGGTTTTTGCAAATTGTTGTGGACCAATTTATCAATGACCGTGTGATTGAGGTGCCTGATTCTGATACTGATTACGCTGGCCAAGACAAAATGAGTAAGAGGAGGACCCGAGAGATCCAATATGAAGGAGACCCAAATTTTGCTCTGCCTTTGATGTATGTGGCGAATATGTATGAAAGTTTAGTTAGCGATGTGAATAATAGGCTTGCATCCTTGAATGGTATTCGGGAGAAAACAATTGGGGTAGCCCTTGAAGCTGCCGGTGGTTTGTACAGAAGACTGGCTAAGAAATTTCCTAAAAAAG GACCATATACATTTAAGAGAAGAGAATTAGCTACATCTATGGAAACAAGGACAAGATTCCCAGAGCTAGTTATACAAGAAGAGAAGCGTGTTCGATTTGTGGTGGTTAATGGATTAAGAATTGTTGAAAAACCAAATAAtgttccaattgatgatgctgAGTG GTTTAGGAGATTGACGGGTAGGAGTGAAGTTGCTATCACAGCTAGCGATTACAAATTTTACTCTCCAAGACACAAGTACAGGCGTGGTTCTTCAATTTCACTTTCAAGCATTCCAGATATCCCT AGTTATACTGGAGCGGAAAATTCTAGTACATTGGCTACTACTCAAGGATTTCGCTCA CCACAAAACCAGCAGCAAACCCCGTGCAAACATCACTTGCAATCATTTCCACATCAACCTCAGTTTCACCCAGTTCTCCAGAACAATTCAACTATGCACCAAAGTCAGCATGCTGGGCCGTATACTCAGAACCCTCAAAGTGGTCCTCCCTCACACCTATCAGAAATTTCTCATGCTCACCAACCAATATCAATATCTCAACACATGACTTGCTTACAACCACTTTCTGGTGGCCATGTTGGAGGACGCTTGCACATGATG CCAACAACTCCGGCAAAGTTTTGTGATGAATGTGGGGCTCCATATCTGAGGGAAACATCCAAGTTCTGCTCCGAGTGTGGTTCAAAGAGGTTAGGAACATAG